The following are encoded in a window of Sebastes umbrosus isolate fSebUmb1 chromosome 7, fSebUmb1.pri, whole genome shotgun sequence genomic DNA:
- the LOC119491366 gene encoding 4F2 cell-surface antigen heavy chain — MEQPEEPARMPLNAGGGDPGYGSVDGPGLSGTAGGGSESAPLLIPVPELEPEEHSFQHWRPLSKEELEVAAGGPGWRKVRCYLVLLFWLTWLAMLAVAVAIIAMSPRPAVPPLSWWQKTLFYRLQPDLQAEGSEGVNALCEQLPYLRSLGIGALILEGLFDKKASPLNLNVTGEGFRTLPQIQHLLAESNKAGLKVVLDVCELDLLGPQDAAGNETSTLSDSHALRFWLQQGAAGFAICDTDAAYSEKTLLEWKGVFEEFSSEEDEDEEEERIVVVKQTRDVLPPLKNQGNVTLVDVVMRSILPSSQHLLSYKEVADAIETGLQTREENTWPSWTVEGKASNDLKKLLLVLVMTLPGSPAVQYDKDIDQRQNVSLKVGSSHGDGNEPSDTTTDKEKKRKHSAVALFTSLSHSRAREEALLFGNFTFLPFNSSTSSSSSSSNSTLPSPSSSPPILAFLRSWGCVHFLILLNVGPEPHALDPAWAPSLPKAGVFVSNTGMDRLGSTTLDALELRPHEAIVIKLFEAGSYS; from the exons ATGGAGCAACCTGAGG AGCCAGCCAGGATGCCCCTGAACGCAGGGGGAGGAGACCCCGGCTACGGCAGCGTGGACGGCCCCGGGCTGTCGGGCACCGCGGGCGGCGGCTCGGAGTCGGCCCCGCTGCTCATCCCGGTACCGGAGCTCGAACCGGAGGAGCACAGCTTCCAGCACTGGCGGCCCCTCAGcaaggaggagctggaggtcgCAGCGGGCGGTCCGGGCTGGAGGAAGGTGCGCTGTTACCTGGTGCTGCTGTTCTGGCTCACCTGGCTGGCTATGCTCGCTGTCGCAGTCGCCATCATCGCGATGAGCCCGAGGCCGGCGGTGCCGCCGCTCAGCTGGTGGCAGAAGACGCTGTTCTACCGGCTGCAGCCAGACCTGCAGGCCGAGGGGTCAGAGGGCGTCAACG cgCTGTGTGAGCAGCTTCCCTACCTCAGGTCTCTGGGTATCGGAGCTCTGATCCTGGAGGGTCTGTTTGACAAGAAGGCGTCTCCTCTAAACCTCAACGTGACTGGTGAAGGGTTCAGGACTTTACCTCAGATCCAGCATCTGCTCGCAGAGAGCAACAAAGCAG GTCTCAAAGTGGTGTTGGACGTCTGTGAACTGGATCTACTGGGACCTCAGGATGCAGCAGGAAACGAGACATCAACCCTCTCGGACTCA CATGCTCTCCGGTTCTGGCTGCAGCAGGGTGCGGCAGGCTTTGCGATCTGTGACACAGATGCAGCGTATTCAGAAAAG ACTCTGCTGGAGTGGAAAGGTGTCTTCGAAGAGTTCAGcagtgaggaggatgaggatgaggaggaggaaag GATTGTGGTGGTAAAACAGACGAGAGACGTTCTGCCGCCTCTAAAAAACCAGGGCAACGTTACGCTGGTGGATGTGGTCATGAGGTCGATTCTGCCGTCTTCACAACACCTCCTGTCTTACAAGGAAGTGGCAGATGCCATAGAGACGGGCCTGCAAACaagagaagaaaacacatgGCCCAGCTGGACA GTTGAGGGTAAAGCATCCAACGACTTGAAGAAGTTACTCCTGGTGTTGGTGATGACTCTGCCGGGATCACCTGCGGTCCAGTACGACAAAGACATCGACCAAAGACAG AATGTGTCTCTGAAAGTTGGCTCGTCACATGGAGACGGGAATGAACCATCCGACACAACTACA gacaaagagaagaagaggaaacatTCGGCTGTAGCTCTCTTCACCTCCCTCAGTCACTCCAGAGCCAGAGAAGAAGCTCTTCTCTTCGGCAACTTCACTTTCCTCCCCTTCAATTCTTCCACaagttcctcctcttcctcctccaactccactcttccctctccttcatcatctcCCCCGATCTTGGCCTTCTTACGCTCCTGGGGTTGCGTCCACTTCCTCATTCTGCTCAACGTCGGGCCCGAGCCTCACGCCCTGGATCCCGCCTGGGCCCCGAGTCTGCCCAAAGCCGGAGTGTTCGTGAGCAACACGGGAATGGACCGCTTGGGATCGACGACCCTGGACGCGCTGGAGCTGCGGCCCCACGAAGCCATCGTCATCAAACTGTTTGAGGCAGGAAGCTACTCATAG